Proteins encoded within one genomic window of Bradyrhizobium sp. CB1717:
- the upp gene encoding uracil phosphoribosyltransferase, with amino-acid sequence MSTTSVNVVAHPLVQHKLSLMREKDRSTKSFREILNEIGMLLGYEVTRDLPLELVEIETPIAAMQAPKIAGKKLTLAPILRAGVGFLDGMLALMPSARIAHIGLYRDPETLQAVEYYFKAPQDLSDRTVILMDPMLATGNSACAGASLLKDRGARDIRFVCLLAAPEGIARFQSEHPDVPVWTAAIDERLNDHGYIVPGLGDAGDRMFGTK; translated from the coding sequence ATGAGCACAACCAGCGTCAACGTCGTCGCCCACCCCCTGGTCCAGCACAAGCTCTCCCTGATGCGGGAGAAGGACCGCTCGACCAAGAGCTTTCGCGAAATCCTGAACGAGATCGGGATGCTGCTCGGCTACGAGGTGACGCGCGACCTGCCGCTGGAGCTGGTCGAGATCGAGACGCCGATTGCGGCGATGCAGGCGCCGAAGATCGCCGGCAAGAAGCTCACGCTGGCGCCGATCCTGCGCGCCGGCGTCGGCTTCCTCGACGGCATGCTGGCGCTGATGCCCTCGGCGCGCATCGCCCATATCGGGCTCTACCGCGATCCCGAAACATTGCAGGCCGTGGAATATTACTTCAAGGCGCCGCAGGACCTGTCCGACCGTACCGTGATCCTGATGGACCCGATGCTGGCGACCGGCAATTCGGCCTGCGCCGGCGCGTCCCTGCTCAAGGACCGCGGCGCCCGCGACATCCGCTTCGTGTGCCTTCTGGCCGCGCCCGAGGGCATCGCCAGGTTCCAGAGCGAGCATCCAGACGTGCCGGTCTGGACCGCCGCGATCGACGAGCGGCTCAACGACCACGGCTATATCGTGCCGGGCCTGGGCGATGCCGGCGACCGGATGTTCGGCACCAAGTAG
- a CDS encoding crotonase/enoyl-CoA hydratase family protein, which translates to MPEGVTYELNDGVARIGLDDGKVNVMSAAMLGEIGAAFDRAEKEAGMVVLRSARPGIFSAGFDLKVFASGDAAKSLEMVRAGAELALRLMSFPHPTIGVMEGHAFPMGTFLLLACDVRLGARGPHRMGLNEVAIGIAPPSFAIALARSRLHPAWLSRTATLGEMYEPDEALTAGFLDRVVAPEAIGDALGEIVAALRAIHKPSHATAKKRLRQGAMDAMRAAIDRELTIAAYEASNRARSAVAMPA; encoded by the coding sequence ATGCCTGAGGGAGTGACTTACGAGCTGAACGACGGCGTGGCGCGGATCGGCCTCGACGACGGCAAGGTCAATGTGATGTCGGCCGCGATGCTGGGCGAGATCGGCGCCGCCTTCGACCGCGCCGAAAAGGAAGCGGGAATGGTGGTGCTGCGCTCGGCGCGGCCGGGCATTTTTTCCGCGGGCTTCGACCTGAAAGTGTTCGCCTCGGGCGATGCCGCCAAGAGCCTCGAGATGGTCCGCGCCGGCGCGGAGCTTGCGCTACGGCTGATGTCGTTTCCGCATCCGACCATCGGCGTGATGGAGGGCCATGCCTTCCCGATGGGGACCTTCCTGCTGCTCGCCTGCGACGTCAGGCTGGGCGCACGTGGGCCGCACCGCATGGGACTGAACGAGGTCGCGATCGGCATCGCACCGCCGAGCTTCGCCATCGCGCTCGCGCGGAGCCGCCTGCATCCGGCCTGGCTCAGCCGCACAGCCACGCTGGGCGAGATGTACGAGCCCGACGAGGCGCTCACGGCAGGCTTCCTGGATCGCGTGGTTGCGCCGGAGGCCATCGGCGACGCACTCGGGGAAATCGTCGCGGCCTTGCGCGCGATCCACAAACCGTCGCATGCAACCGCCAAGAAGCGCCTGCGCCAAGGGGCCATGGATGCCATGCGGGCCGCGATCGACCGTGAATTGACCATCGCTGCCTATGAGGCAAGCAACCGGGCGCGCAGCGCTGTCGCTATGCCGGCCTGA
- a CDS encoding AMP-binding protein produces MSADEFSLQSLVRAEAAADPAFVFDGTPISRTEFQGKIEQTAAWLAAQGIGKGDVVAVWLVNRIEWIALLFAAARLGAVVAAVNTRYRSAEVAHLLKVSGARLMVVEAAFRSIDFAAILADVAKADVPALQKLAVVGADAIPAHWPCVRFDAFDKPYPSAPPAKDDIDLPVLLYTTSGTTKGPKLVAHSQRTLASHAVSVARALELDPRRHSLLAMLPFCGTFGMTSLLGFIAAGATVHVLDAFEAAPALKILEEQKITHSFGSDEMFRRILALTDAPRPFPHLEVCGFAAFQPGWRELAAEAETRGLPLFGLYGSSEVQALFSIGRPHDNFADRIEGGGWPMSPDAKVRVRDAGTGELAAKGVSGEIEISAPSRFLGYFNNPEATREAITADGFFRTGDIGRLRGDGAFVYETRAGDAMRLGGFLVAPGEIEDELKSCPGVADAQVVAIDLKGQARCVAFVIPAKEPPQQEALTTRLRERLASYKVPARIYVVDAFPVTDSANGVKIQRARLRAMAMERIAAE; encoded by the coding sequence ATGAGCGCCGACGAATTTTCGCTGCAATCGCTGGTCCGGGCTGAGGCGGCCGCCGATCCCGCCTTCGTTTTCGACGGCACGCCGATCTCGCGCACGGAATTCCAGGGGAAGATCGAGCAGACCGCGGCCTGGCTTGCAGCTCAAGGCATCGGCAAGGGCGACGTCGTCGCGGTCTGGCTGGTCAACCGGATCGAATGGATCGCGCTGCTGTTCGCCGCCGCCCGCCTCGGCGCCGTCGTCGCTGCCGTCAACACGCGCTACCGCAGCGCGGAAGTCGCGCATCTGCTCAAGGTGTCCGGCGCCAGGTTGATGGTGGTCGAGGCCGCATTCCGGTCGATCGATTTCGCCGCCATTCTCGCCGATGTCGCCAAGGCCGACGTACCCGCGCTGCAAAAGCTTGCGGTCGTCGGCGCGGACGCGATCCCGGCGCACTGGCCCTGCGTGCGGTTCGACGCGTTCGACAAACCCTATCCGTCAGCACCACCCGCCAAGGACGATATCGACCTGCCCGTGCTGCTCTACACGACGTCGGGCACGACCAAGGGGCCAAAACTCGTCGCGCATTCGCAGCGGACGCTGGCGAGCCACGCCGTCTCTGTCGCCAGGGCGCTCGAGCTCGATCCGCGGCGTCATTCGCTGCTGGCGATGCTGCCGTTCTGCGGCACATTCGGCATGACGAGCCTGCTCGGCTTCATCGCAGCGGGCGCGACCGTCCATGTGCTCGACGCCTTCGAGGCCGCGCCGGCGCTGAAGATCCTCGAAGAGCAAAAGATCACCCACTCGTTCGGCTCCGACGAGATGTTCCGCCGCATTCTCGCCCTCACCGATGCGCCACGACCGTTTCCGCATCTCGAAGTCTGCGGCTTCGCCGCGTTCCAGCCGGGCTGGCGCGAGCTTGCTGCGGAGGCCGAGACGCGCGGCCTCCCGCTGTTCGGCCTCTATGGTTCGAGCGAGGTGCAGGCGCTGTTTTCGATTGGCCGACCGCACGACAACTTCGCCGATCGAATCGAGGGCGGCGGCTGGCCGATGTCACCCGATGCCAAGGTCCGCGTGCGCGACGCGGGGACCGGCGAGCTCGCAGCCAAAGGCGTCTCCGGTGAGATCGAGATCAGCGCGCCCTCGCGCTTCCTCGGCTATTTCAACAATCCCGAAGCAACCCGCGAAGCGATCACTGCCGACGGCTTCTTCCGCACCGGCGACATCGGCCGGCTGCGCGGCGATGGCGCCTTCGTCTATGAGACCCGCGCAGGCGATGCGATGCGGCTCGGCGGTTTTCTCGTGGCGCCCGGCGAGATCGAGGATGAGCTCAAGTCCTGCCCGGGTGTTGCCGATGCCCAGGTCGTCGCGATCGATCTGAAAGGCCAGGCGCGCTGCGTCGCCTTCGTGATCCCGGCGAAGGAGCCACCGCAGCAAGAGGCGCTGACAACCCGACTGCGGGAGCGTCTTGCAAGCTACAAGGTGCCCGCACGGATCTACGTGGTGGACGCCTTCCCCGTCACCGACAGCGCCAATGGCGTCAAGATCCAGCGCGCCAGGCTTCGCGCCATGGCCATGGAGCGCATCGCCGCCGAATGA